In bacterium, a genomic segment contains:
- a CDS encoding integrase core domain-containing protein, translating to MDFFTVYTATFSTLYVILVFSLERRQIVHFNVTASPSADWIILQLIQAFPFDSAPRYLIRDRDGIYGYQAAHSLAAMGIEQIVTAPRSPWQNGYCERVIGTIRQECLDHVIVLGERHLKRVLKEYLVYYHESRTHLGLEMDSPEPRAIQGQDVGPVDSKPVLGGLHHRYYRKAA from the coding sequence ATCGATTTCTTCACCGTTTATACGGCCACATTCAGTACGCTCTACGTAATCCTGGTCTTCTCGCTCGAGCGACGCCAGATCGTCCACTTCAACGTCACGGCCAGTCCCTCAGCTGACTGGATAATCTTGCAACTGATCCAGGCATTCCCGTTCGACTCAGCGCCTCGATATCTGATCCGGGACCGGGATGGCATCTATGGATATCAAGCCGCTCATTCGCTAGCCGCAATGGGCATCGAGCAGATCGTCACTGCACCACGATCGCCATGGCAGAACGGCTACTGCGAACGTGTCATCGGGACGATCAGGCAGGAATGTCTCGATCATGTGATCGTGCTTGGCGAAAGGCATCTGAAGCGAGTGCTGAAGGAGTACTTGGTCTACTACCATGAGTCCCGGACACATCTTGGACTCGAGATGGATTCGCCAGAGCCGCGGGCCATCCAGGGCCAGGATGTTGGCCCCGTGGATAGCAAACCCGTCCTCGGCGGTCTGCATCACCGCTACTACCGCAAAGCTGCCTAG